One window from the genome of Cricetulus griseus strain 17A/GY chromosome 2, alternate assembly CriGri-PICRH-1.0, whole genome shotgun sequence encodes:
- the CUNH1orf109 gene encoding uncharacterized protein C1orf109 homolog: MAQDQPLLAVQEVLRKCFPVVQEQQDLWQSTLQGCSSLLSSLSNLAEQLQASQNLRFEDVPALRPFPDLQERLRRKQLEAGDIVLDKLAERLATLLKVRDTISSHVERVFQTYEQHSAALDMDAVLQPSVVSPSVADMLEWLQDIDRHYRSSYLKRKYLLSSIHWGDLASIQALPKAWNQISEDECQTLVPDILVSVSFFLEEPGCCTVSGDQESRS, translated from the exons ATGGCTCAAGACCAGCCTTTGCTGGCTGTGCAAGAGGTCCTGAGGAAGTGCTTCCCTGTGGTGCAGGAGCAGCAGGACTTGTGGCAAAGCACTCTTCAGGGCTGCtcgtccctcctctcctctctcagcaACCTGGCTGAGCAGCTGCAGGCTTCACAGAATCTGAGGTTTGAGGACGTGCCGGCCCTTCGTCCCTTCCCAGACTTACAGGAGCGGCTGAGGCGCAAGCAACTGGAGGCTGGCGACATTGTCCTGGACAAGCTAGCTGAGAGGCT AGCCACCCTCCTCAAGGTTCGAGACACCATCAGCAGCCATGTGGAGCGGGTGTTTCAGACCTACGAGCAGCATTCGGCTGCACTTGACATGGATGCTGTCCTGCAGCCCTCAGTTGTGAGCCCCTCTGTGGCTGACATGTTGGAGTGGCTGCAAGACATCGACAGACATTATCGAAGCTC GTACCTGAAGAGAAAATAcctcctttcctccatccactGGGGAGACTTGGCCAGCATCCAAGCACTGCCTAAGGCCTGGAACCAAATTTCAGAAGATGAGTGCCAAACCCTTGTGCCAG ATATCCTGGTGAGCGTCTCCTTCTTCCTGGAGGAGCCAGGATGCTGCACAGTGTCTGGAGATCAGGAGTCCCGCAGTTGA